A region of Nitrosomonas stercoris DNA encodes the following proteins:
- a CDS encoding tRNA pseudouridine synthase B has product MSSIQSIQAEQTNQTNCSGVFLLNKPVGITSNRALQICKRLLSAKKAGHTGTLDPGAQGLLPICLGEATKFSSALLDADKTYIASFKLGYVSDTGDFEGEIKPVTHGEMTPPNHQQITAVLSTFLGQSEQVPPMFSALKRHGKPLYQYAREGVTVERKSREITIHELSLNTILDFVITITVCCSSGTYIRTLAEDIGRALGYGGAYLTALTRTKVGHFDLSQAISLEQLESTPLTDRFRFLYPVDSLLEHFPIYICDAGETMYLLHGRTIIKKNILPVPAVHSKLRLYNSENVFLGLGEWVDTETIAPKRMIVPTGKL; this is encoded by the coding sequence TTGTCTTCCATCCAATCTATTCAGGCCGAACAGACTAATCAGACCAACTGCAGTGGCGTATTTTTACTTAATAAGCCAGTTGGTATCACTTCTAATCGAGCGCTGCAAATTTGCAAGCGGTTACTATCTGCAAAAAAAGCAGGTCATACAGGCACACTGGATCCTGGAGCACAGGGCTTGTTGCCTATTTGTCTAGGAGAAGCAACCAAGTTCTCATCCGCATTACTCGATGCGGATAAAACTTATATTGCTTCATTTAAGCTCGGTTATGTCAGTGATACTGGAGATTTCGAAGGAGAAATCAAACCTGTAACCCATGGTGAGATGACTCCACCAAATCATCAGCAAATTACTGCGGTTCTATCGACATTTCTTGGTCAATCAGAGCAAGTTCCTCCTATGTTTAGCGCTTTGAAGCGGCATGGCAAACCACTTTATCAGTACGCTCGAGAGGGCGTGACTGTTGAGCGTAAGTCACGTGAGATTACCATCCATGAGTTATCGCTTAATACGATACTGGATTTTGTAATAACGATTACCGTTTGTTGTAGTTCAGGCACTTATATTCGAACTTTGGCTGAAGATATTGGGCGAGCTCTTGGTTATGGTGGTGCTTACCTGACAGCCTTGACTCGCACCAAAGTTGGTCATTTTGATCTCTCCCAGGCTATCAGTTTGGAGCAACTTGAATCTACACCACTTACCGATCGTTTTAGATTTTTATACCCAGTAGATAGTCTGTTAGAACATTTCCCAATCTACATCTGTGATGCTGGTGAAACCATGTATTTATTGCATGGGCGAACGATCATCAAGAAAAATATCCTTCCTGTGCCGGCTGTTCACTCTAAATTAAGGCTATATAACAGCGAGAATGTTTTCTTGGGTCTGGGCGAATGGGTGGATACTGAAACAATTGCACCTAAAAGAATGATCGTGCCAACCGGGAAATTATGA
- a CDS encoding ribosome-binding factor A translates to MPKDFSRTLRVADQIQRELAVLIQKEIMDPRIGMITVTGVEVTRDYAYAKVFYTTLGGAEDTQVAAEGLKRAAGFLRSQLANKIRLRVTPQLQFVYDESIERGVKLSKLIDEAVGKE, encoded by the coding sequence GTGCCTAAGGATTTTTCTCGTACTTTGCGAGTGGCAGATCAAATTCAGCGCGAATTAGCTGTGCTGATCCAGAAGGAGATAATGGATCCGCGTATTGGCATGATTACCGTGACAGGCGTGGAGGTTACCCGAGATTACGCCTATGCCAAAGTTTTTTATACAACGCTGGGAGGAGCTGAGGATACTCAAGTCGCAGCAGAAGGACTCAAGCGAGCAGCGGGTTTCTTACGTAGTCAGCTAGCAAATAAAATAAGGTTAAGAGTAACCCCCCAATTGCAGTTTGTTTATGATGAATCGATTGAACGCGGCGTAAAACTTTCTAAGCTAATTGATGAAGCAGTAGGTAAAGAATAG
- a CDS encoding chemotaxis protein CheA: MSTDLEQFYQIFFEEAGELLEEMEIRLLELNIAAPDPEDLNAIFRVAHSIKGGAGTFGFTDMTELTHVLESLLDKLRKDELELRSEMIDTFLRARDILVNQLNEHRGEGSADAAEVAAIISELKALSAGEVADEEDASTSVSSMPQTASSPETVSVNEEVIPYRIEFNCADLSKPVMDKLLSDLAQQGQLEVISDPADEAVCILRLATAESEEDIWESLAFLVDPAHLSIGVDEQPKQPIVEQAKAEQIPVSSEQQEAVSPDDKVPTSALTQKTQIASKPPSSSQRKSAASHTGSSSSESSSIRVSVEKVDQMINLVGELVITQAMLAQTASQIDPVIFEKLLNGLNQLERNTRDLQEAVMSIRMMPISFVFSRFPRVVRDVASKLNKQVELKTIGEGTELDKGLIEKITDPLTHLVRNSLDHGIETPEKRKALGKPAHGTITLRASHQGGSVVIEVMDDGAGLNRKKILEKARSRGLPISEDISDRDIWMLIFEAGFSTAEVVTDVSGRGVGMDVVKRNIEGLGGRIEIDSMIGKGTKISIRLPLTLAILDGLSVSVGDQLFIIPLTYITESLKPAEADIRTIRGQGRVVQVRGEYLPVIALHEIFNLEPVVKNMHEGILVILDAEGSKAAMFVDALVGQHQVVIKSLESNYRRVAGVSGATIMGDGSVALILDAVGLVNVVKRKITHAA, encoded by the coding sequence ATGAGCACTGATCTTGAACAATTTTATCAGATATTTTTTGAAGAGGCGGGCGAACTGTTGGAAGAAATGGAAATTCGCCTGCTTGAACTCAATATCGCTGCACCTGATCCGGAAGATTTAAACGCTATATTTCGTGTAGCGCATTCTATCAAGGGTGGTGCCGGCACATTCGGATTTACCGATATGACAGAGCTGACACATGTACTTGAATCTCTGTTGGATAAGCTGCGTAAAGATGAACTGGAATTGCGTTCGGAGATGATTGATACTTTCTTGCGCGCCCGAGATATATTGGTCAACCAGTTAAATGAACATCGTGGAGAAGGCTCTGCCGATGCAGCAGAAGTGGCGGCCATCATTAGTGAGTTAAAGGCATTATCAGCCGGTGAAGTAGCTGATGAAGAAGATGCTTCTACATCAGTATCAAGTATGCCACAAACAGCAAGCTCGCCGGAAACTGTATCTGTGAATGAAGAGGTGATTCCTTATCGAATTGAATTCAATTGTGCAGATCTCAGTAAGCCGGTCATGGATAAACTGTTGTCCGATCTGGCGCAACAGGGTCAGCTGGAGGTTATAAGCGATCCAGCAGATGAAGCAGTGTGTATCTTGCGCCTTGCAACGGCGGAAAGTGAAGAGGATATTTGGGAGTCGCTGGCATTTCTGGTCGATCCAGCTCATTTATCTATTGGGGTGGATGAACAACCAAAGCAACCAATAGTCGAGCAAGCAAAAGCTGAGCAGATACCAGTTTCATCAGAACAACAGGAAGCTGTGTCGCCTGATGATAAAGTTCCTACTTCTGCTCTGACACAAAAAACACAAATAGCTAGTAAACCTCCTTCCTCATCTCAGCGTAAATCAGCGGCTAGTCATACGGGATCAAGCAGTAGTGAATCTTCCTCTATTCGTGTCAGTGTGGAAAAAGTGGATCAGATGATCAATCTGGTGGGTGAGCTGGTCATTACCCAGGCTATGTTGGCGCAGACTGCGAGTCAGATCGATCCAGTCATTTTTGAAAAATTGCTCAATGGCTTAAATCAGCTCGAACGCAACACGCGCGATCTGCAGGAAGCAGTGATGTCGATTCGCATGATGCCCATCAGCTTCGTATTCAGTCGTTTTCCTCGTGTAGTAAGAGATGTTGCTTCCAAGCTTAATAAGCAAGTCGAGCTTAAAACGATTGGTGAAGGTACTGAGCTGGATAAAGGATTGATTGAAAAAATTACCGATCCTCTTACGCATTTGGTTCGTAACAGTCTCGATCACGGGATTGAAACACCAGAAAAAAGGAAAGCGCTGGGCAAACCAGCTCACGGCACAATCACACTGAGGGCTTCTCACCAGGGTGGCAGTGTGGTTATTGAGGTGATGGATGATGGAGCAGGGCTTAACCGGAAAAAAATTCTAGAAAAAGCACGCAGTCGCGGATTGCCAATAAGTGAAGACATCAGTGATCGTGACATTTGGATGTTGATTTTTGAAGCAGGTTTTTCCACGGCAGAAGTCGTAACGGATGTTTCCGGCCGTGGCGTGGGTATGGATGTTGTCAAACGTAATATCGAAGGTTTGGGTGGACGCATAGAAATTGATTCGATGATAGGAAAAGGTACCAAGATCTCGATTCGTTTGCCTTTGACACTTGCCATTCTGGATGGATTGTCCGTGTCGGTAGGCGATCAACTCTTCATTATTCCGTTGACCTATATTACTGAATCTCTCAAACCCGCAGAAGCGGATATCCGCACCATACGTGGCCAAGGGCGTGTCGTGCAGGTGCGCGGCGAATATTTACCGGTGATTGCACTGCATGAAATTTTTAATCTGGAGCCAGTTGTAAAGAATATGCATGAGGGCATTCTGGTGATTCTCGATGCTGAAGGAAGTAAAGCGGCCATGTTTGTAGATGCACTGGTGGGGCAGCACCAAGTCGTTATTAAAAGTCTGGAAAGCAATTATCGTCGTGTGGCAGGTGTTTCCGGTGCAACAATCATGGGAGATGGCAGTGTGGCTCTAATACTGGATGCGGTTGGATTAGTGAATGTCGTCAAGCGGAAAATAACCCATGCTGCATGA
- a CDS encoding putative protein kinase UbiB, with protein sequence MHFFRLLKIILIAYRFGLDEILLSQLRLRILKLFLLRPFRPQLKKPRAVRLRLALEALGPIFIKFGQMLSTRRDLLAQDFADELAMLQDQVPPFPSEQALKILKSVYKKPVNEVFLEFDDKPVASASVAQVHFAVLQDGTPAAVKILRPSIAPVIAHDVALMEASARLLESIWPDGKRLKLREVVAEFARHLDDELDLIREAANCSQLRRNFLNSPLLLVPEVYWDYCHPEVMVMERMIGTPISHVETLRKKGIDIPQLARMGVEIFFTQVFRDGYFHADMHPGNIFVGDDGRYIAVDFGIMGALSEQDKNYLAQNFLAFFRRDYRRVAQAHIEAGWAPRNTRVDDFEAAIRAVCEPIFDRPLKEIYFGRVLLRLFQASRQFNVEIQPQLVLLQKTLLNVEGLGRDLNPELDLWKTAKPFLENWMAEQIGIRGLVTHLQKEATNWAVILPQLPRLIHYNLDQQRSQNLEDRLAELVTQQKQQNRILALVVVLLVGLLFAQTYL encoded by the coding sequence ATGCATTTTTTCCGCCTGCTCAAAATTATTCTAATTGCTTATCGTTTTGGTCTGGATGAAATTCTATTGAGCCAACTACGTCTGCGCATACTTAAACTATTCTTACTGCGACCATTTCGACCTCAACTTAAAAAACCGCGTGCTGTTAGATTACGCTTGGCGCTGGAAGCATTGGGGCCCATTTTTATTAAATTTGGACAAATGCTATCCACCCGTCGCGATCTGCTCGCTCAGGATTTTGCTGACGAGCTCGCCATGCTGCAAGATCAGGTGCCACCATTTCCCTCAGAACAAGCGCTTAAAATACTAAAATCTGTCTATAAAAAACCAGTTAATGAAGTTTTTCTTGAGTTTGATGACAAACCAGTTGCCAGTGCATCTGTTGCCCAAGTGCATTTTGCTGTGTTGCAAGATGGCACCCCGGCAGCTGTCAAGATATTACGTCCCTCTATCGCACCTGTTATTGCACATGACGTTGCGTTGATGGAAGCAAGTGCACGATTACTTGAATCCATTTGGCCTGATGGTAAACGATTAAAGCTACGCGAAGTAGTCGCTGAATTCGCACGACACCTAGATGATGAGCTAGATCTCATCCGAGAAGCAGCTAACTGCAGTCAACTACGACGTAACTTTCTCAATTCTCCATTATTATTGGTACCAGAAGTATATTGGGACTACTGTCACCCGGAAGTAATGGTTATGGAACGCATGATCGGTACGCCCATCAGTCACGTGGAAACATTACGCAAGAAAGGTATAGATATTCCCCAGCTTGCACGCATGGGGGTAGAAATTTTTTTCACCCAGGTTTTTCGTGACGGATATTTTCATGCCGACATGCATCCTGGCAATATTTTTGTTGGCGACGATGGACGTTATATTGCGGTCGATTTCGGTATCATGGGTGCTTTAAGCGAACAAGACAAAAATTATCTGGCACAAAATTTTCTGGCGTTCTTTCGTCGTGACTATCGTCGTGTTGCACAAGCACATATTGAAGCGGGTTGGGCACCCAGAAATACACGAGTGGATGATTTTGAAGCTGCTATCCGAGCAGTTTGTGAACCTATTTTTGATCGCCCTCTCAAAGAAATCTATTTTGGACGCGTCCTGCTGCGTTTGTTCCAGGCATCACGCCAATTCAACGTGGAAATCCAACCTCAACTGGTTTTGCTTCAAAAAACTTTGCTCAATGTGGAAGGATTAGGGCGTGACTTAAACCCCGAGCTTGATCTCTGGAAAACTGCCAAACCATTTCTGGAGAACTGGATGGCTGAACAAATCGGCATACGCGGACTTGTTACACACCTACAAAAAGAAGCAACTAACTGGGCTGTCATACTGCCGCAACTTCCTCGCCTCATACACTACAATCTTGATCAGCAGCGTTCTCAAAATCTGGAAGATAGATTAGCTGAACTTGTTACCCAGCAAAAACAACAAAACCGAATACTGGCACTGGTGGTTGTACTACTGGTAGGATTACTGTTCGCCCAAACTTATCTCTAA